The nucleotide sequence GGCATGCTGGATGCTCATCGAGGCCAGGGACGCTCTCACCCTGACACGCGTGCGCAAGGTCGCGCAGTCGTTCGAGTACGCCGCCGACGACCTCGGCGATCTGCTCGGGCATCTGGCGGCGAACCTCGGAGTCGGCGTCGCCCTCATCGATGCGGCAGGCGTGCTCCGTGAGGCCGGCGGACGCCTCGACCCCGACTTGCACGCCGCGATCCGGTTCGACACCTGGAGCGATGGGGCCCGCGCGGGGGAGGGGGCGGCCGCGTCGGTCCGCGTCGACAGCCCGGGACGGTCCGGTCTCCGCCTCGTCCTCTTCGGCAGCGGCTTCGGGGAGGCGCAGCTGCAGTCGCTCATGGTCGCCGCGGAGGTCGCGATGCCCGCCGTGGCGGCGCGCATCCTCATCGACGAGATCGCGGCCGTGAACGACGTCGCCGCCTCGTCGGGGCTGCTGCGCGACTTCGTCGACCTCCGTGGTGCCGCCGACGCCGATGTCGAGCGGCGCATGGCGGAGCGCGGGTGGCGCACCGGCGGGCATCACCTCGGCTTCCGCATGGTCGCCCGGGGGCGGGTGGATCCGCTCGCTCTGCTGCGCGCGCTCCGGCCCCGCCTCAGCGCGATCGACGCCGAGGCGCACGCGACGACGGCCGGCCGGGGCATCAGCGGGTGGCTCTCGTTCCCGGAGGTCCCGGGTCCGGATCGGGTGGAGAGGGCCGTGGTCGCGCTGCGGGAGCTCCACCTCGCGGCGCTGCGCGACTTCGCGGTGGCGACAGGCGTGGGCTCGGCGCAGACCGGGCCGGAAGGACTGGCGGCGACCCTCGACGAGGCCGGCGACGCCGCACGGATCGCTGCGGCCCGGTCGGCGACCGGATGGTTCGTCCGCGTCGACAGCCTCGGGCTCGAACAGCTCCTGCTCGCCTGGACCGGCAACGACACCTTCGTCCCGGCCGCACAGTCGCTGCTCGCCCCTCTGGCCGAGGGGAACGGCGAGCTGCTCAGGACTCTGTCGGCGTACCTCGACCACGAGTCCGGCATCGCGGCCACCGCGACCGCTCTCGGGCTGCACCGCAACACGGTCGCCGTGCGGATCCGGCGGGTCCAGGAGCTCCTCGGGATCGACATGACCGACCCCGAGGCGCGGCTGGCGCTGCATCTCGCGTGCCGGGCGGTGCTGCCGCGCTGAGCCCGGCGCTCACGGCCCGGTGATCACACCGGGCTCCGGGGTCGTGAGCGGCGCATGCATCTCCTGGTGGAGTCGACTGCGGGAAGACCCCCGCCCCTCCTCAGTCAGCGCGCGTCGGCACCGCGTCGGCAAGCCATTCCGCGAACGTCTGCGTCCCGCGCACCGCGTCTGGTCCCGGCAGTGCCTTCCCCTCGCGCATCCCCGCCATCTGCGGGCCGGGCACGTTCAGCGCCGGGATCCAGCCGCGGTACCCGATGCGCCGCGCGTACGCCCGCACCATGTCGGCGAGCTGCTCTTCGCGGGGGCCGGCGAAGTCAGGCACTCGACCCTGCGCGTCCCCGATCGCGAGCGTGACGAGCCGCTCCGCGACCTCGCGGGCCGCCACCGGCTGCGTGCGCGCACGCGGGGCGAGATGCAGCGGCCCCGCCTTCGCGCGCGCGAACATCTGCGCGGCGAACTCGTGGAACTGCGTGGCTCGGAGGATCGTGGAGGGGACGGCGGACGCGGAGACCAGCTTCTCCTGGGCCACTTTGCCCGCGTAGTAGTCGTAGGGGATCCGGTCGATGCCGACGATGGAGAGCAGGACGACGTGTCCCACGCCGGTGGCCGCGGCGGCGGCGAGGAGGTTCCCGGTGGCGGCGGTGAAGAACTCGATCGCCGTGCTCGCCTTCAGGGTCTCGACGCTCACGACATCGATCACGGCATCGGCTCCGGTCAGCGCCGCCTCCAGCCCGCGCCCGCTGACCAGATCGACGCCGTGCGAACGACTGAGCACGACGGCCTCATGACCGGCGCCCCGGACGGCCTCCACCGTGGGCGTGCCGACGACACCAGTCCCTCCTGCGACGACGATCCTCATGCGTCGATCCTCACTCCCGATCCAGCCCGAAAGTGCGCTTCACGAGCGCCTGCACGTCACGGTCAAGCCCGTCGATGCGGACGTTGACGCCGTCGATGCGCGTGCCGACCGCGTCGAAGCGGGTGTTGACCGCATCGAAGCGCGCGGTCATCTCGTTCCGCAGGCCCCCGATCTCGCTGCGGAGGACGCGGATGAACAGCGTCGAGACGACCGTGAGCATGCCCATCATCAGCGCCGTGAACGCGCCGATCATGGTCCAGACCTGCGCACCGTCCATGGTTTCCATCCCCTCATCGTGGCACCGGATCCTTCAGCCTGCCAGCATCCTGGCGGACGCCACGCCCGGCGACTCGCGCTCTGTGGAGACACCGGAAATCGCGCGGATTGGGGAGGAAGGGCTGGGCGAGGATCAGCCTCGCCCGGCCCTCCGTCAGTCGCCCTTCACGTTGACGAGCTGGCGCAGCGTATGACGGATGCGCACGAGGCTCGCCGCGTCCTCCATCACACGATCGATGGGCTTGTACGCCTGGGGGATCTCGTCGATGAAGGCGTCCGTGTCCCGGAACTCGATGCCGGTCATCGCCTCCCGCAGCTGCGCGTGCGTGAAGGTGCGTCGCGCCGCCGACCGCGAGTACTCGCGTCCGGCGCCGTGGGGTGAGGAGTTCAGCGACAGCGGGTCACCGAGCCCCTCCACCACGTAGGACGCCGTGCCCATCGATCCGGGGATGAGTCCGGGGCGGCCCGCGTCCGCCTGGATCGCACCCTTCCGCGACACCCAGACCCGCTTGCCGAAGTGCATCTCCGACTCCGTGAAGTTGTGGTGGCAGTTGATCCGCTCCTGCTCCGCGACCGCGCTGCCGAGGAACTCGGACACCTGCCGGATCACGCGGTCCATCATCTCCTCGCGGTTCAGCAGTGCGAAGTGCTGCGCCCACCGGAGCTCACGGATGTAGCGCGTGAACTCCGGTGTGCCTTCGACGAGGTACGCGAGGTCGGGGTCGGGCAAATCGATCCACCACTGCTTCGCCAGCCGCTGCGCGACCGCGATGTGATGACCGGCGATCCGGTTGCCGACGCCGCGCGAACCGGAGTGCAGGAACAGCCAGACGCGGTCGAGCTCATCCGTCGACACCTCGATGAAGTGGTTCCCCGAGCCGAGCGTGCCGAGCTGGAGCCGCCAGTTGCTCGCGTAGCTCTCGGGGTCGAAGTCGGCCTCGGCCGCCCTCTCCTCGAGCGCGGCGATGCGCGGCTCGGCCGTCGCGACGACCTTCTTGTTGTAGCGCCCGGCGGACAGCGGGATCGCGCGCTCGATCTGCTCGCGGAGGCCGGCGAGGTCGCGCCTGGTGAGGTCGTCCCTCCGGAACTCGGTGCGGACGGCGATCATGCCGCAGCCGATGTCGACGCCGACCGCGGCGGGGATGATCGCGCCCAGCGTCGGGATGACCGATCCGACCGTCGCCCCCTTGCCGAGGTGCGCGTCCGGCATCAGCGCCAGGTGCGGGTGGATGAACGGCATGCGCGAGGTGGTGTGCGCCTGATCGAGCGTCTTCTCGTCGATCAGGGACGCCCACGACAGCAGCCGTGCGGAGAGCCTCTCCATGATTCCTTTCCTTGTGGTGGTGTTCCGGCCACAGGTCGAAGGAGTCCTCTGAGGGAGAACGCCCCGGACCTGACGGTGCGGGGCGTTGCGAGAGCGGGTGCTGTCACACGGCGCGCGCCGGAGGGTACGACTCGTCACGGCTATTGCGCTTCTGCGGAAGCGGCAATGCCGTGATCGGGGAAAGAGTCCGCTGCGCGGTCATCCGTCGTCTCCTCGGCTGGCATCCGGCGCCGGTCGGCGCGGACTTGCCACCATAGGACGCGACACGCCCGGGCGTCAAGCGTCCTTGGGCGGGTTGTGCATGAACTCGATGCGGATGCCGTCGGCATCCTCGACGAAGGACGCGTAGTAGCGCGCGCTGTATCGCGGATACTCCTTGGGGCCCCGGATCGCGCTCCATCCGGCCTCCACCGCGAGGTCGTGCAGCCGGTCGACGTCCGCGCGGGACGGGACGGCGAACGCCATGTGCTGCCAGCCGATGCGTCCGTGACGATGCGGCTCGGAGTCCTCATCCCAGCTGTAGAGGATGATCTCGGTCTCGTCGCCCGCGTGCCACGAGACCGAGTGGTCGTCCTCTCCGCCGCGCTCGTAGCCGAGCGCCGTGAGAATCGGGTCGAACTGCGTGCGTCCGCGGGCGAGGTCGCCGACGGTGATGCCGAGGTGATCGAGGAGTGCCATGCGTCCAGTCTGTCAGCGCAGCGGGGCGGGTGTCAGTGCGGGGCGTGGTACTCCGCCTCCCCGCGCTTCCAGTACCCCTTCACGACGGCGCCGGCGCTGTCCACGCCCCAGCGCGCGAGCAGCGCCCGACCGGGCTTCACGATGGACTGCTCGGCGGCGATGAAGACGAACGGGTCGTGCCCGACGGCGTCGCCCGCGGTGAGCGCGTCGAGGAACGAGGCGAGCGCGGAGCCGGCGGGTGCGTCGCCGCGGTGCAGCCACTCCACCGGCACCGGAGCGTCGATGTCGATCTCCCGGCCCGCGGCCACGGTCTCGACGACGATGCGCGCCGGCGTGCCCGCGGGGATCAGGGCGGCGAAGCGGCGGATCGCAGGGATCGCCGTCTCGTCGCCCGCGAGGAACCAGGATCCGGGATCGCCGACGATGACGGCGGCGCCGCGAGGACCGCCCACTCCGATGACGGAGCCCAGCGGGGCGGTCGCGGCCCACGGGGCGGCGACCCCTTGGTCGCCGTGCACGGCGAACTCGACGTCGAGCCAGTCCTCGCCCCAGGCGAGCGGGGTGTACTCGCGGCTCGGGGCGGCGCGCATCTCCTCCACCGTGTCGACGGGCCCGCTCGGGAAGAAGAGCCGCATGTGATCGTCGGCACCGGGGGAGTCGAAGCCCGCGAGCTCGGGGCCGGACAGGCGCACGCGAACGAAGTCCGGCGCGAGCCACTCGCGGGCGCTCAGCGAGACGCGGCGGAAGCGCAGCTCGAGGCCGCGACGCTCGATCGTGAAACCGGATTTCGTATCGCTCATAAAGTAAGGCTAACCTAAAAAACGACGCGGCCGGCTGGTCCCCGCGTCTGACCGGCGCCCTCCCCGAGGGGGCGAACACCCCCGCAGAACAGGAGTCTCTCCATGTCCGTGCCCAGAACCCTCTCCGCCACGAGCGTCGCCCTCGTCGGCCTCCTCGCCCTCTCCGGTTGCGCCTCCGGCGCCGACGCCGAGCCCGACGAGAAGGCGACCGCGTCAGGCACGGTGACCATCGAGGACAACACCGGCACGCACGAGATCACCACGCCGCCGACGTCGGTCGTGGCCCTGGACAACCGCACGTTCCAGACCCTCGCCGACTGGGGCATCGAGCTGTCCGCCGGCGCCGTCTCCCTCATGCCGGAGACGGTGTCGTACGTGAAGGACGAGGACGTCGTCGACATCGGCCTGCACACCGAGCCCGACCTCGAGGCCATCGTCGCCGCGGACCCCGACCTCATCATCAGCGGGCAGCGCTTCACCCAGCACAACGACGCGATCGCCGATCTCGTCCCGGACGCGACGATCATCGACCTGGAGCCGCGCGACGGCGAGCCGTTCGACGAGGAGCTCAAGCGCCAGACCACGGTGCTCGGCGAGATCTTCGGCAAGGAGGACGAGGCCGAGAAGCTCATCGAGGAGTTCGATGCGGCAGTGGATCGCGCGAAGGCCGCCTACGACGACAGCGAGACCGTGATGGCGGTGAACACCTCGGGCGGGCAGATCGGCTATCTCGCGCCGACGGTCGGTCGCTCGCTCGGCCCGATCTACGACATGCTCGGTCTCACGCCCGCGCTCCAGGTGGACGACGCGACAGACGACCACCAGGGCGATGAGATCTCGGTCGAGGCGATCGCCGCCTCGAACCCGGACTGGATCCTGGTGCTCGACCGCGACGCCGTGTTCGCGGCGGAGACGCCGGACTACGTCCAGGCGGCGGAGATCATCGAGGACTCCGAGGCGCTCGCCGGCGTGACCGCGGTGAAGGACGAGCAGATCGTCTACATGCCCACGGACACCTACCTCAACGAGAGCATCCAGACCTACACGACCTTCCTCAACGATCTCGCCGACGCGCTCGAGAAGAGCGCCGACAAGTAAGGGCCGGGCGGCGGCGCCTCGACCGGGGCACCGCCGCCGGCATCCCCCCATGACCTCTCCCGTCCTCACCTCGACCCGGCGGTCGTCCGCCCGGCTGTTCGATCCGACGCTGCTCATCGGCGTCGTCGTCGTGGCGGCGCTCCTGGCGATTTCACTCTTCACCGGCGTGTACGACATCGCTGGCGCCGATGACGGCGCGCAGATGTTCCAAATCACCCGCGTCCCCCGCACGATCGCGCTCGTGCTCGCCGGCGCGGCGATGGCGATGGCCGGGCTCGTGATGCAGCTGCTCACGCAGAACCGCTTCGTCGAGCCGACCACCACCGGCACCACCGAGTGGGCCGGGCTCGGGCTC is from Microbacterium sp. BLY and encodes:
- a CDS encoding helix-turn-helix domain-containing protein; this translates as MNEGLQLRALLAQEENGDLRPVAGPRETGWDAVVVEAAEADLPADGDSRLAILTTGAPTTTWQQDAMLRRVRDRGFTGLALPGAAGLDAGALRLADRIGLTLLDVARPVQLARACWMLIEARDALTLTRVRKVAQSFEYAADDLGDLLGHLAANLGVGVALIDAAGVLREAGGRLDPDLHAAIRFDTWSDGARAGEGAAASVRVDSPGRSGLRLVLFGSGFGEAQLQSLMVAAEVAMPAVAARILIDEIAAVNDVAASSGLLRDFVDLRGAADADVERRMAERGWRTGGHHLGFRMVARGRVDPLALLRALRPRLSAIDAEAHATTAGRGISGWLSFPEVPGPDRVERAVVALRELHLAALRDFAVATGVGSAQTGPEGLAATLDEAGDAARIAAARSATGWFVRVDSLGLEQLLLAWTGNDTFVPAAQSLLAPLAEGNGELLRTLSAYLDHESGIAATATALGLHRNTVAVRIRRVQELLGIDMTDPEARLALHLACRAVLPR
- a CDS encoding SDR family oxidoreductase, with translation MRIVVAGGTGVVGTPTVEAVRGAGHEAVVLSRSHGVDLVSGRGLEAALTGADAVIDVVSVETLKASTAIEFFTAATGNLLAAAAATGVGHVVLLSIVGIDRIPYDYYAGKVAQEKLVSASAVPSTILRATQFHEFAAQMFARAKAGPLHLAPRARTQPVAAREVAERLVTLAIGDAQGRVPDFAGPREEQLADMVRAYARRIGYRGWIPALNVPGPQMAGMREGKALPGPDAVRGTQTFAEWLADAVPTRAD
- a CDS encoding RtcB family protein — protein: MERLSARLLSWASLIDEKTLDQAHTTSRMPFIHPHLALMPDAHLGKGATVGSVIPTLGAIIPAAVGVDIGCGMIAVRTEFRRDDLTRRDLAGLREQIERAIPLSAGRYNKKVVATAEPRIAALEERAAEADFDPESYASNWRLQLGTLGSGNHFIEVSTDELDRVWLFLHSGSRGVGNRIAGHHIAVAQRLAKQWWIDLPDPDLAYLVEGTPEFTRYIRELRWAQHFALLNREEMMDRVIRQVSEFLGSAVAEQERINCHHNFTESEMHFGKRVWVSRKGAIQADAGRPGLIPGSMGTASYVVEGLGDPLSLNSSPHGAGREYSRSAARRTFTHAQLREAMTGIEFRDTDAFIDEIPQAYKPIDRVMEDAASLVRIRHTLRQLVNVKGD
- a CDS encoding VOC family protein; this encodes MALLDHLGITVGDLARGRTQFDPILTALGYERGGEDDHSVSWHAGDETEIILYSWDEDSEPHRHGRIGWQHMAFAVPSRADVDRLHDLAVEAGWSAIRGPKEYPRYSARYYASFVEDADGIRIEFMHNPPKDA
- a CDS encoding siderophore-interacting protein, which gives rise to MSDTKSGFTIERRGLELRFRRVSLSAREWLAPDFVRVRLSGPELAGFDSPGADDHMRLFFPSGPVDTVEEMRAAPSREYTPLAWGEDWLDVEFAVHGDQGVAAPWAATAPLGSVIGVGGPRGAAVIVGDPGSWFLAGDETAIPAIRRFAALIPAGTPARIVVETVAAGREIDIDAPVPVEWLHRGDAPAGSALASFLDALTAGDAVGHDPFVFIAAEQSIVKPGRALLARWGVDSAGAVVKGYWKRGEAEYHAPH
- a CDS encoding siderophore ABC transporter substrate-binding protein, with protein sequence MSVPRTLSATSVALVGLLALSGCASGADAEPDEKATASGTVTIEDNTGTHEITTPPTSVVALDNRTFQTLADWGIELSAGAVSLMPETVSYVKDEDVVDIGLHTEPDLEAIVAADPDLIISGQRFTQHNDAIADLVPDATIIDLEPRDGEPFDEELKRQTTVLGEIFGKEDEAEKLIEEFDAAVDRAKAAYDDSETVMAVNTSGGQIGYLAPTVGRSLGPIYDMLGLTPALQVDDATDDHQGDEISVEAIAASNPDWILVLDRDAVFAAETPDYVQAAEIIEDSEALAGVTAVKDEQIVYMPTDTYLNESIQTYTTFLNDLADALEKSADK